One window of Oncorhynchus keta strain PuntledgeMale-10-30-2019 unplaced genomic scaffold, Oket_V2 Un_contig_2374_pilon_pilon, whole genome shotgun sequence genomic DNA carries:
- the LOC127921826 gene encoding gastrula zinc finger protein XlCGF57.1-like yields the protein MSSLIDSPPPKEEVCWTEKETLGLNIVVKEEKEEEDVTVKQETEFEAVTVKEEEKEVKLTEDEDAFRVKEEEDVTVKEEENAVFGLGEVTVTLEEEEKGDLINNRERPDSHSDRRKKSPSGEPDPETPKPGRRHHCSQCNLSYKFLWKLKQHERTHTGEKPHHCSQCGKSFTLLGNLKKHKEIHTGEKPFQCSQCGKRFSRSQHLKSHERTHTGDKPHHCSQCGKSFTQLGSLKKHKGIHTGEKPFQCSQCGKRFSGLHHLKSHERTHTGEKPHHCALCGKDFTQLGNLKKHQMKHTGEKPFQCSQCGKRFSRSQELKSHEMTHTGEKPHHCSQCGKRFTQLGSLNKHKRIHTGEKPYHCSQCGKSFTQLGNLNNHNIIHTEEKPFQCSHCGKRFSRSQDLKSHERTHTGEKPHHCSQCGMRFTQLGSLNKHKKRIHSGEKS from the exons ATGAGTTCACTAATCGACTCCCCTCCTCCTAaagaggaggtctgctggacggagaaagaaacTCTGGGGCTGAACATTGTcgtgaaagaggagaaggaagaagaggatgTCACAGTAAAACAAGAAACAGAGTttgaggctgttacagtgaaagaagaagagaaagaggttAAATTGACAGAAGATGAAGacgcgttcagagtgaaagaggaagaggatgttacagtaaaagaaGAGGAGAATGCCGTTTTTGGATTGGGGGAGGTGACTGTCACAttggaagaagaggagaaaggagatctGATTAACAACA gagagagaccagactctCACTCTGACAGACGGAAGAAGAGTCCTTCAGGGGAACCAGACCCAGAGACGCCCAAACCAGGGAGACgacaccactgctcccagtgtaaTTTGAGTTATAAGTTTTTATGGAAACTGAAACagcatgagaggacacacacaggggagaaaccacaccactgctctcagtgtggaaagagttttaccctGTTAGGGAACCTGAAAAAGCATAAagaaatacacacaggagaaaaacctttccaatgttcccagtgtggaaagagatttTCACGATCACAGCACCTAAAATCACATGAGCGGACACACACAGGGGATAAACcacaccactgctcccagtgtggaaagagttttacccagTTGGGGAGCCTGAAAAAGCATAAaggaatacacacaggagaaaaacctttccaatgttcccagtgtggaaagagatttTCAGGATTGCATCACCTAAAATCAcacgagaggacacacacaggggagaagccacACCATTGTGCCCTGTGTGGAAAGGATTTTACCCAGTTAGGGAACCTAAAAAAACATCAGATGAAACACACAGGAGAAAAACCTTTCCAATGTTCCCAGTGTGGGAAAAGATTTTCACGATCACAGGAACTAAAATCACATGAGAtgacacacacaggggagaaaccacaccactgctcccagtgtgggaaACGTTTTACCCAGTTAGGGAGCCTGAACAAACacaagagaatacacacaggagaaaagccttaccactgctcccagtgtggaaagagttttacccagTTGGGGAACCTGAACAACCATAATATAATACACACAGAAGAAAAGCCGTTCCAATGTTCCCACTGTGGAAAGAGATTTTCACGATCACAGGACCTAAAATCACATGAAaggacacacacaggggagaaaccacaccactgctcccagtgtggaatgCGTTTTACCCAGTTAGGAAGCCTGAACAAACATAAGAAGAGAATACACTCTGGAGAGAAATCTTAA